The DNA region TGTTAAGGCAAACAAATTGAAGAGATAAGTAAAGAAGGTAGTAAAAACAATTATAAACCCCGTTTTTAATAAAATATCCGTTGACATAGATTCCCATTGTATTTCTTGCAGCTCGGAAAGACCAAAGGGTATTACCATTAATAACCCAAATGTGTAAATCCATTTTACAAAGGTCAAAGGATGGTATTTATCAGTTAAGCGTTTTACGATAATCAAATAAAAACTATATAACGAAGCATTTATAAATACTAAAAAATTTCCCAACAGTGGATTTTCACCACTATTTATGCTCTGACCATAGACTATCAAAATAAACGCTCCGCACAACCCTATAGCTATGCCTATAATTTTTTTAAGATTTACTTTTTCCTTTAAAATAATTGTAGAAAGCAGTAACACAACAATGGGCACGGTAAGCATAATTACCGAAGCATTAATTGGGCTTGTTAAGCTTAATCCCTTAAAAAAAGTAAGCATATTGAATGCCACTCCGAAAATGGCGGCTAAAAAAATTCTGATATAATCTTGGCGTTCAATTTTTTCTTTTTTTGCAAAGAAGCTTATTGCCCAAAATAGAACGGTTGCTCCCAAAACCCTCAATATAATAAAGGCATAAGGTTTTACATATATGGGCATTACATCCTTGGCCACAGTATAACTAACACCGTAAATCAATGCTGCCAGAAAGGCAAGTAGTAAGGCGGCATTTCTAGGGTTCATTTGTGGTTAGTCGATTTTTGACAAATTTACTGAAAACAAAAAAGTAATGACTTGACATAATCAAATCATTACTTTATAAATAATATTCGGAATTTATTGCTAATTATTTGGCAGCATCATAACGTCTTTCAACCTCGTTCCAATTGATAACGTTAAAAAAAGCATTGATATAATCAGGTCTTCTATTTTGATAGTTTAGGTAATATGCATGTTCCCAAACATCAAGACCTAAAATTGGTGTACCACCACAACTTACGCCTGGCATTAATGGATTATCTTGGTTAGGTGTAGAGCAGATTTCAACTTTTCCGCCTTTATGAACACAAAGCCACGCCCAACCAGAACCAAAACGTGTTGCTGCTGCCTTAGAAAAAGCATCTTTAAATTCGTCAAAAGAACCGTATGCAGCTTCAATAGCATCTTTTAAAGGACCAGATAAACGGCCTTTATCTTCAGGACTCATAATTTCCCAAAATAAACTGTGGTTGTAAAATCCGCCACCATTATTTCTAACACCACCATTATCCATATCTAAATTGGCTAGAATATCTTCTATAGATTTTCCTTCAAGGTTAGTGCCTTCAATGGCTGCATTTAATTTATTGGTATATCCTGCATGATGTTTAGAA from Aureibaculum sp. 2308TA14-22 includes:
- a CDS encoding superoxide dismutase, with the translated sequence MAFELPKLSYAYDALEPHIDARTMEIHHSKHHAGYTNKLNAAIEGTNLEGKSIEDILANLDMDNGGVRNNGGGFYNHSLFWEIMSPEDKGRLSGPLKDAIEAAYGSFDEFKDAFSKAAATRFGSGWAWLCVHKGGKVEICSTPNQDNPLMPGVSCGGTPILGLDVWEHAYYLNYQNRRPDYINAFFNVINWNEVERRYDAAK
- a CDS encoding DMT family transporter; the protein is MNPRNAALLLAFLAALIYGVSYTVAKDVMPIYVKPYAFIILRVLGATVLFWAISFFAKKEKIERQDYIRIFLAAIFGVAFNMLTFFKGLSLTSPINASVIMLTVPIVVLLLSTIILKEKVNLKKIIGIAIGLCGAFILIVYGQSINSGENPLLGNFLVFINASLYSFYLIIVKRLTDKYHPLTFVKWIYTFGLLMVIPFGLSELQEIQWESMSTDILLKTGFIIVFTTFFTYLFNLFALTKLKPTTLSIFIYLQPVIASIYALLTNSDTLSIVKILATLLIFTGVYMVTIVSQPKQIT